The Corvus moneduloides isolate bCorMon1 chromosome 4, bCorMon1.pri, whole genome shotgun sequence genomic interval AGACCGCTCCCGTCGCCGCGCCCGAtgtcgccgccgccgccctggCCCCGGCTAAAGCTCCCGCCGCCAAGAAGCCGAAGAAGGCGGCGAGCGGCTCCAAAGCCCGCAAGCCCGCGGGGCCCAGCGTCACCGAGCTGATCACCAAGGCCGTGTCCGCCTCCAAGGAGCGCAAGGGGCTCTCCCTCGCCGCGCTCAAGAAGGCGCTGGCTGCCGGCGGCTACGATGTGGAGAAAAGTAATAGCCGTATCAAGCTGGGTATCAAGAGCCTTGTCAGCAAGGGCATCCTGGTGCAGACCAAGGGCACCGGCGCCTCCGGCTCCTTCCGCCTCAGCAAGAAACCCGgagaagtgaaggaaaaagctCCTAAGAAGAAAATAGCTGCAGCCAAGCCCAAGAAGCCGGCGGCTAAGAAGCCCGCCAGCGCCGCCAAGAAGCCCAAGAAAGCGGCGGCGGTGAAGAAGAGCCCTAAAAAAGCGAAGAAGCCGGCGGCCGCCGCAGCCAAGAAAGCAGCCAAGAGCCCCAAGAAGGCGACAAAGGCTGCCAAGCCCAAAAAAGCGGCGGCAGCAGCGAAGAGCCCGGCTAAGGCCAAAGCGGTGAAACCCAAAGCAGCCAAGCCCAAGGCGGCCAAGCCGAAAGCAGCGAAGGCGAAGAAGGCAGCGCCCAAGAAAAAGTAAATGGTTTcggaaaaaaatcttatctgCTTTGCAGATAAACTCCAACGGCTCTTTTAAGAGCCACCCAAGTTTTCACAAAAAGAGCTGGAACTTTCTTAGATTCCTGTTCGTGTACGCGTATGcaatttaaaccttttttttttccctcttccattGCTGTGGCTTTTAAGTGGACTCGATAATGTTTCTGCGCTCTTGTTCCCGGCTGCCGAGCAGCGCCGCAGCAGCAGAACACACCGCTGCacagctcattaaaaaaaaaaaaaaaacaaaaaaaaaaacctatgtGCTTCAGTGCAAATCCCTTCCCATTGGCCGCAGGAGAGGGGTGCAAGCCCGAACTCCTCGGGGTAGCTGGGCGGCGCTCGGGGCGCCCCGGCTCTTGAgacggggtggggggggggggagtggggaTGCTGCGGCGCCCTGTAGTTTCTCTCCTCTCAGGAGGGAGGCGGagagctgctcagggaagcGCCTCGGACCGCCCCCAGAGCCCGGCGGATTTCGAAAACCCCGCGCTCCGCAAAGATTGGCCGTCTCTCTTCGGCTTTTCTAGTGTCCAGCAGTTTTCGGGTTAAAAAGGCGCCCCACCTTTTTCTTTAAGTTCACTTGGCGGAAGAGGCCTGCGAACTCCTTGGTGCGTTTGTACCGCCTCCCCCAACCCCCTTCCCCCCGCGGGCTTTTTCACTTCCAGTCCAGTTTTGTCCCCGCTTTGAAAACTGTAGGGCAAGCGGCGTCCGAGAAGTCCGAGGTTTCGAGCTGCCTTGGTGCTGCCCGCAGTCCTCCACCTCGGTGCTCAAACTCTCGCTCTTTGGAGCTGCCGCACTCAGTTCTTAGCCGGGTGTTCATTTTTGCACActtggaacaaaaaaaatggtattttctgtACACGTAACAACCTATATAGCTCTGGTCACTGGCACTTCCCCCGTCTCGGTTTTAGGATGCAGGGCACACTTTTTTTACTGCGCATGCTCTATGAGCAAGCGGCTTATGTGAGTATGGGGCGATCACAGCGTGTGGACGGGGATTTACTGTGTTAATGAGCACAAAGCTCAAGCAAAACTTGTCTCTCACTTTAGACTTTATAGTTCTTAGCTGAAGATAGCTGTTAAATATTGTAAAAAATTGTTCCACACGACAAGAAAGgaagtgtgtctgtgtgcagaTGATACTGAATGCACTGGCTGTATTAGCTGTAGTGGTTATACTGTCCAGTATAGGAACAAAATTACCATCAAAACAAACATTGCTGTTAAACTTGTAGAGCTGAGTTGGGCAGCACAGCATAGATACCTACTGGGAAAAGAGGGTGCAGTGGCAAAGAGCAAGAGTGGCCTGGGAAAAGTCATACTGTGGGGATAAGTGTAATGACATCTTTATGCCAGCTGCACCACTGGCATATCAGTCAGTAACCCTAATTCATCGTTTCTcatcctccttccccctcagAGTGTGCACTGCTAGCCCTGTGGCTGCCACCTCAGCTGTGGGAGAGCTGTGCAACGCTCCAGACTGATTCTTCCTCAGAAACAGCTTATGTTAAATTACTAAGTCACTGCTGTGGTGTCTGATCACTGTGTGTCCCTCACATGGACTTCAGCAGGCTTCTCTCCAGCTAATAAGCAGATTCTTGTTCCAGACATAAGAAAAGTTGATATCCTAAGAAAAACTCAGGGCATACTATTTTGTTATCATGGCTTAAGTTTCTAGCTAACCTACCAAACAGAGGTTCAAATGTGTGATTTATTATTGCAGTGAAAAGTGAACACATCTTGCTCCTCTATGACATAGTTTTTGGACATATggtcattaatttattttgtcaaaCAAGTTAAAGTGCCTCGTGATactggggaaagaaagaaaagaaatgagctCTCCTTAATATCTTCTAAGGTGTGCTGTGTGCTGGTGTTTAGTGGCTGGGCATACTTTGACAAAAACCCAAAGGATACACTTTATGATTAAATGCTAGGCTGCCGCAAAATTAGAGGGAAGGTCAAAAAAAACCGGGGGGTTCAGTATTGCAATTAATTACAAGGAAGATTTGTTTGTAGGTCAGCTGTTTATTTCACATATGTACTTACTTAGCAGATGTCAATATCAAAAGTCTATGATGTTTCAATAATGGCAAATGAACCAATGAGTTAGATAAAGGCCTGTATATACCAGAATAGGCTTAGCAACCTGCCAAGAATTCTCTTCAAGTTACTACCCCACAGAATAATACACCACTTTGTACAGATGAACACTTTTTTTATGATGGGGTTACAGACTTTTCATCAGCATTAGTCACCACAAAGACCAATTGCCTGTCAGATTACCACAAAACCAGGTAACTTTCATGCATATATTTCTTCCTGTCTTCATTCTCAATTAGTGGGTTATGTTATTCCTGTACTTCTTGTGTATCTTTGTATCTTTTATGATAGTTGTTGTCAGGTGGAAGAGATTATTCTGCATGGCCTCAGCATGTctttgaaaaacagtaaaaagtcTCCCTTAGGGGCTCAACTCTTAAAAACATCAAAGGTGGAATTTTATTGCAAGTGAAACCATTCCAGTAATTTATTAAGAAATCTTCTGCATTTGATAGAGAAAATTGGAAGCTAGACTTCCATAAAAAGCAAACTATGTTAGTTCAGGCACCAAGATGTTTAaaatttgtgctggaaacagcgTTGATAAgacagggatgttttcattattgatgAGCAATGTTTagacagagccaaggccttttctgcttctcacactgCCTCACTGATGAGGAGTCTGGGACTGCACAAGGAGCTAGCAGGGGACAcatccaggacagctgatccaaactgaccaaaggggtATTCCAGGCCATACAGTTTCATgcacagcagaaaaagctggggggaagaagggaggggagtATTTGGGGTGATGacttttgtcttcccaagtcaccattatgcatggcagagccctgctctcccGGAAGTGGCTggacacctgcctgcccatgggaagcaatgaatgaattccttgttctgctttgtgtgcatggcttttgcttcaccagttaaactgtctttatctcaagccacaagttttttttcacttttgtgattctctcccccatctgTGGGAATgagtgagggagcagctgcagggtgcttagttgctggctctggttaaaccatgacagctGAATAAAACGGAGAAAAAGTCCTTCCTGTTATCCTGCGCTaaataaattgcaaaatatAAGTTATGTACATTTCAAGACTAAGTTTACAGCTTCTCAAAAGGAAGCAGCTGAGTGGTGAAACACTTATAATGTATGGGCAGGAAGCTGGAGACAGGCAGTGCGGAGTCTGGAAGAGTGCAACATAAATAGCATTAATACCAGACTTGTTCTCTGCTGCTTGCATGTTAGTACGGATTTGAACCTGCTTGAATTCATGTACAGAACCACTTTTCAGCTAGACACCCTTGACCTGGTAAGATTGCACAACAGAGTTTTTCTTCCACGAGTTTCTTATTTCATATCTAGATCACAAGGCACCCGGTGTACTGTTAGACATGAGGTTACCAAACACTTTTTTCTGTGGGAATTTGAGATCCCTCTTCTACAGAACATGCTGCCAAAGCATAATGAAGTCATCAGTGTGACTCCTCCTGGGATCCCCATTTACTCTCCATACTCAGTTTTGGACAATTATTTCTAGATTTGGAgttatgtttcattttgattttca includes:
- the LOC116442577 gene encoding histone H1.03, producing the protein MAETAPVAAPDVAAAALAPAKAPAAKKPKKAASGSKARKPAGPSVTELITKAVSASKERKGLSLAALKKALAAGGYDVEKSNSRIKLGIKSLVSKGILVQTKGTGASGSFRLSKKPGEVKEKAPKKKIAAAKPKKPAAKKPASAAKKPKKAAAVKKSPKKAKKPAAAAAKKAAKSPKKATKAAKPKKAAAAAKSPAKAKAVKPKAAKPKAAKPKAAKAKKAAPKKK